The following DNA comes from Haloarchaeobius salinus.
CGACGGGCTGCTGGTCGTCGCCGATGCCGCCAGCGTGGTCCGGTTTCTCCGTCTCGCTCATCCCATCACCCCCGTGGTTGGCCGCGAATCCGTGGCGTTCAGCGCCGCCGCGACCGCGTCGGGCCGTACCGGGCCGACACGCGGTGCCTCGTCGACGACACCGCTGCTCCGGAGCCCGGGCAGCGAGCCCTCCTGCGAGCGGAGCAACTGGACGGCCGGCGAGGTCGCGAGGACGTGTGCGTCCGGCGACGAGGCCGCGTACCGGTCGACCGCACCCGTCGGCTGGAACGCGCGGTCGATGAAGCCGTCGCGGTCGCTGTCGACGCCGGGTGCGCCACCCCAGTAGTTGCCCGCGCCGTCGTCGGTCCAGATGCGGACCGGGCCGAGCGAGGTGGAGACGTAGCGGTCGTTGCCGACGATGTCGTTCGCCGTGACGACGTTCGTCGGGATGAGCGTCGAGGCGCGGATGCCGACCTCGTTGCCGACGACGGTGTTCCGGGCGAACAGCGACCGGTCCGAGCCGACGTCCAGTCCCTGCTCGTTGCCGACGACCGTGTTCCCGACGACGTAGGAGGCGCGGCCGGCCACGTCGATGCCGATGTCGCTGTCGGTGACGTGGTTGCTCGCGATGACGTTGTCCTCGGGCAGCGTCATCACGACGACGCCGGTCCGGGTCCGCGTCGCGGTGTTGTTCGCGACGAGCGTCTCCGAGGTGTACATCTCGTGGACGCCGAAGCGCAGGTCCGCGAACCGGTTGTCCCGGACGACGGTGCCGTCGCCGAGGTGCATGTAGACGCCGTCGCGCCCGCCGACGAACGTCGAGTCCTGGACGAGCATGCGCGAGTGGATGGTGATGGTGCTCATGAAGCCATCGCGCCAGGGCGTCTCGCCGTCGACGCGTACGTCCTCGACGACCACGTCGTCGCTGTAGCGCACCGTCACGCCGTTGGTCGGCGTGTCGACGTACACGTCGGCGACGTACGAGCCGCCCGCGTCGTCGAACTCGATACCGGAGGCGGCGTAGCCGTACGCCCGGAGCACCTGTGCGTCCCAGGCGTCGGTGTCGAGGTCGATGTCCGGACGGGCCTGCTGCTGGCCGATGCCGCGGATCGAGAGGTCGGTGACGGCGACGCGGGCGTCGAACGCGCGGAGGACGCTGCCGTTCCCGTCGCCGACGACCCAGGTCTCGTTGACGCCGGCTCCGCGGATGGTCAGCGGCTTGCTGACGGTGATGTTCTCGTCGCGGTACTCGCCGGCCGGGAGCACGACGGTCGTGTTCGCCGGAGCCTGGTCGATGGCCGCCGCGAGCGTCGGAGCGTCGTCGCCGACGACGACGGAGACCGGCCGCTCGGTCAGGCTGCGGGCATCGGCCGCCGCGGCGTCGGCCCAGGCGTTCCGGTCCGCGGCGCGGCGCTCGGCGGCGTCGGCGGAGAGCTCGGAGCGCTCGAACGGGTGGGCGCTGAGACCCTCCCAGTCGACGACGGTGCCGCCCAAGCGGTCGGTGAAGGACTCGGCGGCTCCGCGGTCCCTGAACGGAACGACGGCGCTCCCACCGGGGTGTCTCGCGTCGGAGTCGACGACGAAGACGGCGTTCTCGACGGCCACCCAGTCGGTGTCGCCACCAGTCACGCGCAGGTAGCCGTCCTCGCCCGTCTCGAGTTCGGCGTCGGCGTAGTCGGTGACGTAGATGGAGAGCGGGACGCCGAACTGGCGCTCGTGGCCGTCGCGGTCGAGTTCGGTCACGAGCGAGGAGAGCCCCTGGTGGCCGACGACGTAGCGGTAGCGCGAGTAGAACACCTCCGCCCGCGGGACCGCGATACCGCGCTCCCGGACGACGCGCTGTTCGGCCTGGGTCAGGTCGGTCATCCCGATGGTGTCGTCGAAGTCGACGACCGACGGTCCCTCGCCGGGGTCGACGTCGACGACGAAGACGCCGCTGGTCACCAGCAGGAGGGCGACGAGCGCGGTGACGAGGTAGCGGACGTACACGGTTCAGCGACCGACCAGCGCGGGGGTGATGTCGTCGAACGAGACCACCTCGCCGCCGTGCTCGCCGGCGAACGCGTCGGCGTCTCCAGCATCGGAGAACGGGACGAAGTCCGCACCCATCGCCCCGTTGACGTCGCTGCCGACGACGTAGGAGAGGTCACGCGCCGGTGCGAACGCATCGGCTTCGGGATGGGAGCTGATGTACGGGGCGTCGTCGGACGACGAGACGGTGTACTCGACCGACGAGTAGTCGGTGACGTAGACGGCCGCCGCGGTCCGACCCTGGTCCCGGTTCTCGAAGAGATGCGGGAACAGGCACTGTTTGAGGGCGTCGAACCGGAACGGCGCGTCGTGCTCGTCGGGGGTGTAGTCCTGCCAGAATATCTGTCCGTTGGGGCCGGGGTGGTTCGCGATGACCATCCCGCAGTTGTCGCAGGCGTCGCTGCTGCCGATGGTGATGGCGGCGGGTGCGTCGTCGCCGTCGCCGCCGAGACAACCGGCTAGCGCGGTGGCGGCGAGCGCGCCGCTCGCGCCGAGGACCCTGCGTCTCGACACGTCGTGTTCGGGTGCGTCCGTTCGGTGGGTGCAGTGATCGTCGTGGCACATGATGGAACAGGTCCGAGCGGAGGACCGCTCGGCCTAATATTGTGCTCGCAGAACAATATCAATGCCGATGGTGCTTTGCAACTGGTAATCGGCGCAAACTACTTGTGTCGGGTGGGAGGCGAGGATTTTTCTCGTGGCGATTCGAGTACTCCCCCATGAGCAACTTCGACCTGGACCTGAACGCGGTCGAGGACCACCTGCCCGACGAGGCGGAAGACGGGGAGGACCTCGCCGGTGCCGTCGAACTCGGCCACCTGGACGGCTCGACGCCCGACGAGGAGTGGGTGGAGACCGTGATGAGCGGGCGCATCCTCGTCCTCAACGTCGAGGGCGATGTGAACGAGCTCGCGTCGGGGTTCGCCCGCGAGATCAAGAACGAAGGCGGCGGCCTCGTCCACTTCCGCGGCTTCCTCATCGTCTCGCCGCCGGGTATCGAGATCGACAGCGACCGGGTCTGAACTCAGGCGTCGGTCACGGTCAGGTAGTGCCCGTCCGGGTCGCGGATTCTGACGCCGTCGTCCACCGGTTCGACAGCGCAGGCAGCGTCGCCGATGGCCTCGCGGGCGGCCGCGGGGTCGCCCTCGAAGCCGAGGTCGACGTGCAGCCCGCCGCGTGCGTCCGCCAGCCCGAGGTGTGGCTCCCAGAGCTCCAGCGCCATCGGCCCCTGGAGCCGCGTCCGGACGCGGTCCTCGCCACGGTCGACGGGCTCGAAGCCGAGATCCGTGTAGAACGACTCCGCCCGACCGAGGTCCTCGACCTCCAGGACGACCTCGAAGATACCGTCGATGCCCGGACCGTCGACGTTCGTCTGCCCGAGTTCCACGCAGTTACCGTCGGGGTCGTAGCAGTACAGCGACCGGGCGTCGCCGAAGACGTGCTCGTCGAGGTCGAAGCCGGGTTCGAGATGGTCCCACCAGTCGTCGTACTCCCCGGCCGGGACGGAGAACGCGAAGTGGGTGTGGACGCCGCCCCGTGGGACCGTGGACGGTCGCCGGAGGACGAGGTCGGTGTCGCCGGCGGCGTAGACGACGCCGTCGTCGCCGCGTCGCAGCTCGGTCATGTCGAGCGTGTCGCCGTAGAAGGCGGTGGCCGGGTCGAGGTACTTGACCTCCAGCCCGAGCCGGGAGAGCGCGTCGAGCATACCGCGGGGTTCGGGCCGGGGCGGCTTAAGCGTGGACGGCGGGGCCGCGCCGGGTCGACGGTCAGGGAACCCGGGCGACGCCGAGCATGTGACTCGACAGGTCGACCACGCTCCGGTCCTCGCGAAGCTGGTCGTTCACCTCGCGGACGACCCGTCGGCGGTCGTCGTCGAGCCCGTCGAACTCGTCGCGACGGGTCGAGGCGACGCCCTCCAGCGCGGCCAGGGTCTCGACGGTGAGGCCGCCGGCTTCGAGCAGTTCCTCGAGTTCGTCGGCCCGGAAGAAGTGGCAGTCCGCCATCGCGGGCTCGACGTCGTGCTCGGCGCAGCGTTCGCCGGTGTAGTCGCCCGACTCCACGAGGTCGGGGAGGATGGGGTAGTCGGCCGCCCCCGCCTCGAACCGTTCCCGGCCGGTGTGGTGGACGGTCGTGAGCACCGCCGAGAGTCGCCCCATCACCGAGACGAAGACGGGGCCGCCGGGTCGGGTGACCCGGCGTAGCTCCCCTACAGCGGTCTCGCGCTCGTCTGCGTCGACGACGTGCGAGACGGGGCCGCCGAGACAGAGCGTCGCGTCGAAGCTGTCCGCGTCGAACGCGAGGTCGCGCACGTCGCCCTTCTCGACGGTCACGCGGGCGTCGAGCTCTCGCTCGCCGACCTGCTCGCGGGCGAGGTCGAGCTGTCGCTCACTCAGGTCGACCAGCGTCACCTCGTAGCCCTGCTCGGCCAGCCAGACGGTGTAGCGTCCCGCCGCGCCGCCAACGTCGAGGACGTGCCCCGAGTCGGGGAGGTAGCGCTCGAGGTACTCGACGGTCCCCTCCCACTCCAGCCGGTGGAAGAAGTCCCGCTCCAGTCGCTCCCACTCGCGCTCGCCGTACTCGTCGTAGAACGCCTCGGGGTCCGTTGTATCCGTCATGGTCGGTGCGACGAGCGCGGACGGAAAAGGCTTGCCGAAGGTGTGGCTCTGTGTGTCGAACCACCTGCCGCGAGCCCCCATTTTATCCGGAACCGGCCCCATCGAACGGGTATGGGAATGAAAGGCTCCGGCACGGCCGAGGCGTTCCGGGTCGTGAACGACGGCGACCACGGCTTCGGCTGGATCGCCTACCCGGACGAGGAGATGCAGCGCGCGTCGGTCGCGCTGGTCGGCGACGACGACGAGGTGTGGGTGTGCGACCCGGTCGACGTGCCCGGGCTGGACGACCTGCTCGAGGAGCGCGGCGAGGTCGCGGGCGTCGTCGTCACGCTGGACCGGCACAAGCGCGACTCGGCGGCGGTCGCGAACCGCCACGACGTGCCGGTCTACCTGCCGACGTGGTTCACCGGCGTCGCGGACGACCTCGACGCGCCGGTCGAGCGGTTCGGGAACGAGCTCGGCGAGTCGGGCTTCCGGACCCTCCGCCTGCGGGACGGGCGGTTCTGGCAGGAGGCCGGTCTCTACAACGAGGAGACGGGGACGCTCTGGGTGCCCGAATCTGTGGGTACGTCGAGCTACTTCCTCGCGAAGAGCGAGCGCCTCGGCGTCCACCCGGCGCTCCGGGCGTTCCCGCCGCGGCGCGCGCTCGGGAACCTGACGCCCGAACGGGTGCTCGTCGGCCATGGCGAGGGCGTCGAGACGGACGCGAGCGCGGCGCTGGCCGACGCGCTGGCGGGGTCGCGAAAGCGGATGCTCGGCGTGTACGCGAAGACGGCGCGGAACGCGCTGCCGTTCTGAGGACCCGGCGTCTCACAGTTGCTCCGACGTGATCGTCTCGGCAAGGAGGAGGTAGCCAGCCAGCAGCGGGACGAGCTGGACCCTGTGT
Coding sequences within:
- a CDS encoding NosD domain-containing protein, which codes for MYVRYLVTALVALLLVTSGVFVVDVDPGEGPSVVDFDDTIGMTDLTQAEQRVVRERGIAVPRAEVFYSRYRYVVGHQGLSSLVTELDRDGHERQFGVPLSIYVTDYADAELETGEDGYLRVTGGDTDWVAVENAVFVVDSDARHPGGSAVVPFRDRGAAESFTDRLGGTVVDWEGLSAHPFERSELSADAAERRAADRNAWADAAAADARSLTERPVSVVVGDDAPTLAAAIDQAPANTTVVLPAGEYRDENITVSKPLTIRGAGVNETWVVGDGNGSVLRAFDARVAVTDLSIRGIGQQQARPDIDLDTDAWDAQVLRAYGYAASGIEFDDAGGSYVADVYVDTPTNGVTVRYSDDVVVEDVRVDGETPWRDGFMSTITIHSRMLVQDSTFVGGRDGVYMHLGDGTVVRDNRFADLRFGVHEMYTSETLVANNTATRTRTGVVVMTLPEDNVIASNHVTDSDIGIDVAGRASYVVGNTVVGNEQGLDVGSDRSLFARNTVVGNEVGIRASTLIPTNVVTANDIVGNDRYVSTSLGPVRIWTDDGAGNYWGGAPGVDSDRDGFIDRAFQPTGAVDRYAASSPDAHVLATSPAVQLLRSQEGSLPGLRSSGVVDEAPRVGPVRPDAVAAALNATDSRPTTGVMG
- a CDS encoding nitrous oxide reductase accessory protein NosL; translation: MSRRRVLGASGALAATALAGCLGGDGDDAPAAITIGSSDACDNCGMVIANHPGPNGQIFWQDYTPDEHDAPFRFDALKQCLFPHLFENRDQGRTAAAVYVTDYSSVEYTVSSSDDAPYISSHPEADAFAPARDLSYVVGSDVNGAMGADFVPFSDAGDADAFAGEHGGEVVSFDDITPALVGR
- a CDS encoding DUF5779 family protein, which encodes MSNFDLDLNAVEDHLPDEAEDGEDLAGAVELGHLDGSTPDEEWVETVMSGRILVLNVEGDVNELASGFAREIKNEGGGLVHFRGFLIVSPPGIEIDSDRV
- a CDS encoding VOC family protein; this translates as MLDALSRLGLEVKYLDPATAFYGDTLDMTELRRGDDGVVYAAGDTDLVLRRPSTVPRGGVHTHFAFSVPAGEYDDWWDHLEPGFDLDEHVFGDARSLYCYDPDGNCVELGQTNVDGPGIDGIFEVVLEVEDLGRAESFYTDLGFEPVDRGEDRVRTRLQGPMALELWEPHLGLADARGGLHVDLGFEGDPAAAREAIGDAACAVEPVDDGVRIRDPDGHYLTVTDA
- a CDS encoding class I SAM-dependent methyltransferase — its product is MTDTTDPEAFYDEYGEREWERLERDFFHRLEWEGTVEYLERYLPDSGHVLDVGGAAGRYTVWLAEQGYEVTLVDLSERQLDLAREQVGERELDARVTVEKGDVRDLAFDADSFDATLCLGGPVSHVVDADERETAVGELRRVTRPGGPVFVSVMGRLSAVLTTVHHTGRERFEAGAADYPILPDLVESGDYTGERCAEHDVEPAMADCHFFRADELEELLEAGGLTVETLAALEGVASTRRDEFDGLDDDRRRVVREVNDQLREDRSVVDLSSHMLGVARVP